In the Cellvibrio sp. KY-GH-1 genome, GACACTGCGCGCTCCTACCACGACGAAACCTTGCCGAAAGAGTCTGCCAAAGTTGCACACTTCTGCTCTATGTGCGGCCCTAAATTTTGTTCCATGAAAATTACTCAGGAAGTGCGTGATTACGCCGCTCAACAGGGTGTAAATGTGGAGGGCATTAATGAGGATCAATTGGTGCGTATGATTGATGTGGAAGCTGAGATGCAGCAAAAATCCAAAGAGTTTATGGCGCAGGGGGCGGAGCTGTACCACAAGGTTTAATTCCAGATGGCAGTGTCTTTCCAATAGCTTTCGTTTTCTTACTCCCCCGTTTTCCACAAAATGGGGGGGTGTTTAACAGGACTTATCATGATCAAAAAACCTGAATTCACGCGCGCCGATGTAGAAATTATTCGTCGTGAAGAAATGTATAAGCGTTTTTTTCGTGTTGAAAAAATTTTTCTTCGCCACAAATTATTTAACGGTGATTGGGGTAAAGAAATTGGGCGCGAATTATTTGTGCGTGGTGAAGCGGTCGCCGTGGTGCTTTATGATCCAGCGCGCGATTCAATCGGTCTGGTCGAACAATTTCGTGTGGGAGCATTGGACGAGCCTAATGGACCCTGGTGCTACGAAGTGGTCGCGGGTATGCTGGAGGAAGGGGAATCACCGGAGGATGTGGCGAGGCGCGAGCTAAAAGAAGAAGCAAATATTGAGCCCTATGCGTTGGAGTACATTTGCAATTATTTATCTAGCCCCGGCGGTTGTGACGAAAAATTGCATCTTTATTGCGGATTGTGCGATTTAAGTCAAGCTGGTGGTGTTTACGGATTGCCGGAAGAGGGCGAAGATATTCGTGTGCACGTATTTATGGCGGACGAAGTGTTCGCCGAGTTATTACAAGGAAAATTTAATAACGCCGCAGCGCTCATTTGTTTGCAATGGCTACAGTTAAATCGTAGCCGCTTACGCGCTACTTTGTAATAATTTTTTTCACCCATTGACTTGGGGATGAGTCTGGCTGACACTCTTGCTCAAGCACTAATTATTCGCTGTGTATATTTAGGGCGTTACATTACTATTACGAGCCCGATTTTTTTAGCCAGCCTTATGGGTATCTATGTTTACATTGCGTGTTAAGAAACCTCAACCTGATTACGTGACTTATAAAGAGCGTTATAAGGTGGATTTGCCGTTGCAAATGGCGGAGTGTGAGGCGAATTACATGCGTTTGACCAAGCTGGTTGCTGATAAATCCCGGAATGAATTTCGTTTTATCGTGGCTCGTGGCGATCACCAATGGCTGCATTTATTGCGTGTTCTAGAGCGCTCGCCTTACACCACTACCCTGGAGTTGAGTCGTACCTGTGTGGGTATCAGCTCAGAGTGGTTGGCGATGCCGAAATTAACCCTGCGGATGTATCACGACGCCAAACTGGCTGAAGTTTTGGCATGGGAGGGGCATAAGCGATTGCGGCCCCGTTATGAGTACCCCAACCAATCTATGTACCAGAGCGACGAAAAATACCAACTCAACCGCTTTTTGGGGGAGTGGTTAAATCTGTGCCTTGAGCAGGCGTTTACTCCCGACACCAGTTTTCAATTCTGATATTGCTGGTAGTTCTATCTCCTTCACAAAATTTACATCTTTTAACGTAGAAACCTATGTTTTCGCTGGGCTCAGGCTGGCGAAAACCCGGGTTAGCGTATATCTTGCGAATGAT is a window encoding:
- a CDS encoding NUDIX domain-containing protein; translation: MIKKPEFTRADVEIIRREEMYKRFFRVEKIFLRHKLFNGDWGKEIGRELFVRGEAVAVVLYDPARDSIGLVEQFRVGALDEPNGPWCYEVVAGMLEEGESPEDVARRELKEEANIEPYALEYICNYLSSPGGCDEKLHLYCGLCDLSQAGGVYGLPEEGEDIRVHVFMADEVFAELLQGKFNNAAALICLQWLQLNRSRLRATL
- a CDS encoding DUF1249 domain-containing protein — its product is MFTLRVKKPQPDYVTYKERYKVDLPLQMAECEANYMRLTKLVADKSRNEFRFIVARGDHQWLHLLRVLERSPYTTTLELSRTCVGISSEWLAMPKLTLRMYHDAKLAEVLAWEGHKRLRPRYEYPNQSMYQSDEKYQLNRFLGEWLNLCLEQAFTPDTSFQF